In a single window of the Eleginops maclovinus isolate JMC-PN-2008 ecotype Puerto Natales chromosome 6, JC_Emac_rtc_rv5, whole genome shotgun sequence genome:
- the gbx1 gene encoding homeobox protein GBX-1 — MQRPGGQATAFSIDSLIGTPQPRPGHLLYTGYPMFMPYRPLVIPQALSHSSLSSGLPPLAPLASFAGRLTNTFCASLGQGVPSMVALTTTMPSFSDPPDSFYPPQELPGPRLSAADPGSRRREESPHSDELHSRDKGSDMLNFSETFQTISGETKLYSSDDEKLDLKSADTACSDREDSSVDSENESFSDGNNCGSLSQKSKLKPGSQEALPPGSSAGKSRRRRTAFTSEQLLELEKEFHCKKYLSLTERSQIAHALKLSEVQVKIWFQNRRAKWKRIKAGNVNNRSGEPVRNPKIVVPIPVHVNRFAVRSQHQQIEQGTRP, encoded by the exons ATGCAGAGACCAGGCGGCCAAGCGACGGCGTTTTCAATCGACTCCCTGATAGGGACTCCGCAGCCCCGACCAGGACACCTGCTCTACACGGGCTACCCCATGTTCATGCCGTACAGACCTCTGGTTATCCCACAAGCTTTATCCCACTCTTCTTTATCTTCTGGTTTACCTCCACTGGCGCCTTTGGCTTCTTTTGCGGGACGGCTCACCAACACCTTCTGTGCCAGTTTGGGACAGGGGGTGCCATCCATGGTGGCGCTCACCACGACCATGCCAAGTTTCTCGGATCCTCCGGACAGTTTCTACCCACCACAGGAGCTCCCGGGTCCCCGTTTAAGTGCAGCAGATCCCGGGtccaggaggagggaggagagtcCACACTCTGATGAGCTGCATAGCCGGGACAAGGGCTCGGACATGCTTAACTTCTCAGAAACTTTTCAAACAATATCAG GTGAGACCAAACTGTACAGCTCAGACGATGAGAAGCTGGACCTAAAGTCAGCAGACACCGCGTGCAGTGACCGCGAGGACAGCTCGGTAGACAGCGAAAACGAGAGTTTCTCGGACGGGAACAACTGTGGCTCCCTCTCCCAGAAGAGCAAACTAAAGCCCGGCTCTCAGGAGGCACTACCACCCGGAAGCTCGGCGGGGAAGAGCCGCAGGAGACGGACAGCTTTTACCAGCGAGCAGCTGCTGGAACTGGAAAAGGAGTTTCACTGTAAAAAGTACCTTTCTCTGACTGAGCGCTCACAGATCGCACATGCACTTAAACTGAGCGAGGTGCAGGTGAAGATCTGGTTTCAGAACCGCAGGGCCAAGTGGAAACGGATCAAGGCCGGCAACGTTAACAACCGGTCAGGAGAACCGGTGAGAAACCCCAAAATTGTGGTTCCCATCCCGGTGCACGTCAACAGGTTTGCAGTGAGGAGTCAGCACCAACAAATAGAGCAAGGGACCAGGCCATGA